The Amycolatopsis coloradensis sequence CCTTGTTCGCGATCATGTGCGGCAGTACCGCCCGCGTGCCGAGGAAGGCCGCGCGCACGTTCAGCGCGAAGATGTTGTCGAATTCCACCAGTGTGGTGTCCACCAGTGGTTTTCCGAGGTGGATACCGACGTTGTTGAACAGTACGTCGATCCGTCCGGTTTCGGCGATCACACCGCGCACGAACTCGTCGACCTGGCCTTCGTCAGTGGCGTCCACAAGGGACTGACGGGCGCCTTCGACGGCTTCCGCGGGCTCGCGGATGTCGCTGGAGAACACGGTCGCGCCCTCGGCGACGAACTCCTTCACGGTGGCGAGACCGATGCCCCTCGCTCCCCCGAAGACCACCGCGACCTTGCCAGCCAGCCGGCCCATGCTCATTTCCTCCCTCTCGACGAAACCGCTTTGTAGTCCTCCGGAAGACGCACCAGCGCCTCGGGATCTCCGTGATAGGTGACCTCGACGCCGTACAGTTCGCGCGCCGCTTCCACCGAGACGTACCCGTCGACGACGTCGGCGAGCACGGCCTCCGGATCGCGCTCGCGTGGGTCGCCGTAACCGCCGCCTCCCGGGAGGATCACGTTCACCACGTCGTCGGGGCGCAGGTTCACCCGGCTCTTCGACGGCGAGGGGCCGCGGGCCAGCTCGAACCGGCCCACCGCGCCGTCGTGTCCCGAGTCCACACCGGACGCCGGACGGCGCACCCGGTCGACGTTCCCGTTGACGCTCCACGAGATCTCGCCGCGGGCGGCCATGGCGGTGCACTGGCCGAGGCCGCCGCGCCATCTCCCGGCGCCGCCGGAATCCGTGCGCAGCACGCGTTCACGCTGGATCAACGGCGCCATCGTCTCGATGACCTCGGTCGGCGTGGACCGCAGGCCGCTCGGGAACCCGGTGGTGTTGAGACCGTCCTTGGCCGCCCGTGCGCCGATCCCGCCGGTCTGGAACACGTTGAGCATGAATTCGCGGCCCTCGGCGTCGGTCCCGCGCCAGATCGTCATCCACAACGCGTCCGCGCTGTGCGCCAAGGCGTTGCCGGGCAAGGCTTCGTGCAGGGCGGTGATCAGCAGTGAAGGCAGGAAGTGCCCGATCAGGTGCCGCGACGCGACCGGCGCGGGCGGCGTGCAGTTGAGCACCGAGCCCTCCGGCGCGGTGACGTGCACCGGCCGGAACGAACCCGCGTTGTGCGGCACCTCCGGCGAGATGGCGGCCTTGATTGCAAACGACGCGTACGCCCTGGTGTAGTTCAGGACGACGTTGATCCCGCGGCGGCTCTGCGGCGACGAGCCGGCGAAATCGAGGTGGATGTCCTCGCCGTCGATGGTCACGGCGACCTTGAGGACGACCTCTTCGTCGTCGAACCCGTCGGTCACCAGCTCGCTGGTGTACGTGCCGTCCGGCAGTTTCGCCAGCGCGTCCCGCAGCGCCCGCTCGGAGCGGTTCATGATCTCCGCGGCGACGTCGTCCAGCGAATCGAGGCCGAATTCCTCCAGCAGCCGCACCAGGCCGGCGGCGCCGACCTCGTTCCCGGTGACCTGCGCGTACAGGTCGCCGATGGTCTCCTCCGGGGTGCGGACGTTCGCGCGGATCAGCAATTCGAGATCCGCGTTGACCTCGCCCGCGCGGAGGAACTTCATGATCGGCAGGCGCAGGCCCTCTTCGAAGACCTCGCTGGCCTCGGCGGAGACCAGGCGCCCGCCGATGTCCGGGGCGTGACAACAGGAGGCGAACCACGCGACCAGCCGTCCCCGCAGGAACACCGGCGTCGCGACGGTGATGTCGTTGATCTGTCCTGCCGTCTGCCACGGGTCGTTGGTGAGCAGGACGTCGCCGGGTTCCAGTGTCTCCGGCGGGTACGCGGCGACGAAATGGCGCATCCCGGTCGCCATCGCGTTGATGTGGCCGGGCGTCCCGCCGACGGACTGGCCGATCATCTCGCCGCGGGAGTCGAACACCGCGCAGGCGAGGTCGAGCGATTCCCGCACCACGGACGAGAACGCCGTGTTGACGAGCGCGTTCTGCTGTTCGGCCAGGATGGAATGCAGCCGGTTTCCCAGTACCCCGACCAGAATCGGGTCGACGCTCATACCGTCACCACCAGGCTGGCATCCTCGCCGACGACACAGCGAGCCCCCGGCGGAACGACCACGGTGGACTCTCGTTCCTCCACAATGGCCGGTCCTTCGACGCGATCACCCGGCTTGAGCCGGTACCTGTCGAACACCGCCGTGTCGGCAAAGCCACCTTCGGCGGGGAAGTACGCGGGACGGGTCCCCTTGCGCGCGTCGCCCTCGGCCTCGGCGCCCGCGAGTTTCAGTGTGACCTCGGGCGCCGGGCCGCTGGAGACGACGCGCCAGTTCAGCACCTCGATCGTGACGTCCGGCCCGGTCCGCCGGTACAGCGTCCGGTAGGTCTCGGTGAACGCGTCGATCAACGACCCCGGCCAGTCCCCGCCCTCGACCGGCACCCGGATCTCGTAGCCCTGCCCGGAATACCGCATCTCGGCGATCCGGCGGTGCGTCACGTCCGCACCGTCCACACCGGATTTCTCCAGCAGCTCCGCGCCCTCGGCCTCCATCTCTCCGAACAGCGCGTCGACTTGTTCCCGGGAAAGGTCGAGTACCGCGGAACGCGCCGAACGCACGAAGTCGAAAGCCAGTGGCGCGGTGAGGAAGCCCGCCGCGCTGAGCACCCCGGCGGCGGGCGGCGCGACCACCTCGGGCGCTCCGAGCGCCCGCGCCACCCCGACGCCGTGCACCGGTCCGGCTCCGCCGAAGGTGAACATCGGCAGCTTCGCCGGATCCTTGCCGCGTTCGACGGCGTGGACCCGAGCGGCATTGGCCATGTCCTCGTTGACACTGGTGTGGATGCCCCAGGCGGCCTCTTCGACGCTGACGCCGAGCGGCCCGGCTATCTTCGAGCGGATCGCCTCACGCGCGCCTTCGAGGTCTAAAGTCATTCCGCCGCCGAGAAAATATCCCGGATCGAGATAGCCGAGCACGAGGTCGGCGTCCGTCACGGTCGGCTCGGTGCCACCTCGGCCGTAACAGACCGGGCCGGGCTCGGATCCCGCCGAATCGGGCCCGACGGTGAGCAGGCCGAGCGCGTCGATCCGCGCGATCGAGCCGCCGCCGACCCCGATCTCGATCATGTCCGTGACCGGTACCTTGACCGGCAACCCGGAGCCCGGCAGCAGCCGGTACTTCCGGTCCACTTCGAACTCGTGCGTCACCAGCGGCGCGCCACCGGAGATCATGCACAGTTTCGCCGTCGTGCCGCCCATGTCGAAGGCCAGCAGACCCTCGACGCCGGCGGCCGCCCCGATCGCGGACGCGGCCAGCGCCCCGCCCGCCGGCCCGGATTCGAGGAGGCGGATCGGGTAGCGCGCGGCGGTGTCGACGGTCGCGATGCCCCCGTTGGACAGCATGATGTGCGGTGACGGCCGCACCCCGGCCTCGTGGAGGCGTCTCTCCAGGTCACGCAGGTAACGTTCGGTGAGGTCCTGGACGTAGACGCATCCGACCGTGGTCGACATGCGTTCGAACTCGCGGATCTCGGGGACGACCTCGCTGGAGAGCGCGACCCGTAACCGGGGCGCGGCCTCCCGCAGCACCTCGGCCGCCCGCCTTTCGTGCGCGGGATTCGTGAAGGCATGCAGGAAACAGATCGCGACCGCGTCGATCCCCCTGGCGTCGAGCTCCCGGCCGAGTCGCGCGACATACTCCTCGTCCAGTCCTGTGTGGACGGTCCCGTCGGCGAGGATCCGCTCGGGGACGTCGAACCGCAGGTGCCGTGGCACCAGCGGGGCCGGCAATTCGATGAGCAGGTCGTACAATTCGTACCGGTGCTCGCGCCGCATCTCCAGCACGTCACGGAAACCGGCCGTCGCCAGGAGGGCGGTACGCGCTCCCTTGCGTTCGATCAGCGCGTTCGTGACCAGTGTCGTGCCGTGCACGAACTGCTCGACGTCGCCCGCGTCCAGCCCGGCGTCCGCGAGTGTCCTCTTGAGACCTTCCTCGACCGCGCGAGCGGGTTCGTCGTGCGTCGTCAGCACCTTGCCGACGGCGACGACGCCGGACTCGCCGAGAACGCAGAGATCGGTGAACGTGCCGCCGATGTCCACGCCGACGCGGAGCCCGGTCACGGGGATTCCTTGCGGTACCAGCGCGGCGAGGTGTTGAGCGGCGGAGCCATCTTCGCGCGAACGACCAGCACGTTGGGCTCGTCGGACTCGACGAACTCACCGAGCAGCCGCCGGAACGCACGCCCGAATCCGGAAACGCGGTCCGCGTGCACCCCGAAAGACCGCGCCAGGCCGACGAAATCGGGACTGTCCCAGTCGACGCCCCGGCGCGGCAGCCCGGCGCGATCCTGGTCGTAGCGGAGCATCCCGTAGCCGCCGTCGTCGACGAGGATCACCGTGACCGGCAGCTGTTCCTGCGCCAGTGTGTGCAGATCGCCGCAGCCGAAAAGGAACCCGCCGTCACCGCTGACGCAGATCGCGCGGCCGACGCCCGCGGCACCCGCGCCGAGCGCGGCGGGGAAGCCGTAGCCGAGGGTGCCCCAGCCCATCGGATACGCGAGCTTGCGCGGCGCGCGGACGCGATGGAATCCGCCGATCCAGTACCCGGCCACGCACATGTCCGCGACCACGACCGCGTCCTGCGGCAGCACCTCGTCCAAAGTGGACAGAAGGTCCGCGGCCTGCGGCTCCTCCTCCTTGATCCGCCGCCGGACCCGGGCGGAGACCTTGGCGAGCCTGCCGACGAGTGCCGCGATACCGGGCCGTTCCTCGACTTTCAGCGCCTCGACGAGCACCCGGGCGTCACCGACCAGCGTGATGTCCGGCCGGTAGTTCTTGGCCGCGTCGTCCGGGTCGACGTTGATCGCGATGAGCTTCTTCGGCTGCGGCATCAGCCAGTTCTGCGTCATCAGCCCGTCGAAGTCGGTGCCGATCGCGAGGACGACGTCGGCCTCGTCCCACAGCGCGCCGACCTCGGGCGCGTGCACCGGATTCGGGGCGAGGCAGGGATGATCGACCGGCAGGAGCCCGCGAGCGCCGAACGTGGTGAGCACCGGCGCGGCCAGCCGTTCGGCGAGTTTCCCGATCGCCTCGCCCGCGTCGGCGCGCAGGGCGCCGCCGCCCGCCCAGATCAGCGGCCGGTCGGCGGCGGCCAGGAGCGTCTCGGCCTCGGCGAGTTCCGGGATCTCGAACGGCCGGGCGTGCGACCGCGGCGGGCGGCGCGCGGGCGTCCGCTCCGACAGGAAGTCGGCGGGGATGCCGAGGTAGACCGGCCCGCTCTGCGGCTGAAGCGCGAGCCGGGCCGCGCGATGGAGGGTGGCGGCGACCTGGTCGGCACTCGTCACGGTGAACCCGGCCTTGGTGACCGGCGCGAACATCGCCTGCTGGTCCGACGACTCGTGCAGCACGCCGCGGACCACGCCCGGCCGCCGGAGCGTGGACGGGATGTCGGTCGCGATGATCAGCACCGGCGCGGCCGACGCCATGGCCTCGCCGACGGCGGCGAGCGTGTTCGCGGCGCCGGGCCCCGTGGTCACCAGCGCGACGCCGAGCTTCCCCGTGGCGCGGGCGTACCCGTCGGCGGCGTACCCCGCCGTCTGCTCGTGCCGGACCCCGACGAGCCGGATGTCCGTATCGGCCAGCGCCTCCCATAACGGCAGGTTGTGCACGCCGGGGAGACCGAAGACGACTTCGGTCCCCAGAGCGGTCAGCGCGTCGGCGAGATGCTGGGCTCCGGTGGGTGCAGGCACCTCGCCGATAGTGCCAGATCGTTCAACGATCCAGCAACCACCGCGCGGCGCCTCGTGAGTGGTAAGGACGGTCAGGGCCGAGGGGGCCCTAGGTATCTACGTGGCTTCCGGCTGAGGGTCGGTCCCGGTCCGGTCCAAGTGCCGAGTGGGCGACCCGCATGACCAGGACCGAAGGTTCCCATCGCTGCATCAGACGCGGTGAAGGGAGCCTCCACCCCACCACCGACCCCACCCACGAGCTCAGTACAGGCCGGCCGAGTAGGCGGCGGGGGCGTAGTACGCCTCGAGGTCGGCGAGGGAATCCTCCGGCCGCTCGAAGGTCTTCGCGATCGCCGCCCGCGACGGCAGCGCGCCGGGCGTCCAGCTCTCCGGCGACCACAGCTTCGACCGCAGGAACGCCTTCTGGCAGTGGTGGAAGATCTCGTCGATGTCGACGACCAGCGCGAGCTTCGGCCGGTTGCCCTTCACGATCATGTCGTCGAAGAACGGCGCCTCCCGCACGAGTCGCGCGCGGCCGTTGATCCGCAGCGTGTCGCCGCGGCCAGGGATCAGGTAGATCAGCCCGACATGCGGATTCGACAGCACGTTGTGGAACCCGTCGGCACGCCGGTTGCCCGGCCGCTCCGGGATGGCGATCCGCGTGTCGTCCAGCACCAGCGTGAACCCGGCCGGGTCGCCCTTCGGCGAGACGTCGCAGGTGCCGTCGGCCGCCGACGTCGCGATCAGCACGAACGGCGACTCCGCGAGCCACTGGCGGTCCAGCTCGTCCAGCTTCGGGCGCGCCTTGTTCGCGGTCCGTTCCAGCGGCGGCGGCAGGATCTCGCGCAGCTCGGCCTCGGTGGTCACTTCGACGAACTCAGACAATGTTGTGCTCCCTCGTCACGGCCCGGTCGCCGGCGAACCGGCGGACGTCGAGCCCGGTGATGTCGATGGCCGGGACCCGCCCCAGGTAGAGGTCCCGCACGAGCTCCCCCACGGCCGGGCCCATCTGGAACCCGTGTCCCGAAAAGCCGGTC is a genomic window containing:
- a CDS encoding hydantoinase/oxoprolinase family protein, whose product is MTGLRVGVDIGGTFTDLCVLGESGVVAVGKVLTTHDEPARAVEEGLKRTLADAGLDAGDVEQFVHGTTLVTNALIERKGARTALLATAGFRDVLEMRREHRYELYDLLIELPAPLVPRHLRFDVPERILADGTVHTGLDEEYVARLGRELDARGIDAVAICFLHAFTNPAHERRAAEVLREAAPRLRVALSSEVVPEIREFERMSTTVGCVYVQDLTERYLRDLERRLHEAGVRPSPHIMLSNGGIATVDTAARYPIRLLESGPAGGALAASAIGAAAGVEGLLAFDMGGTTAKLCMISGGAPLVTHEFEVDRKYRLLPGSGLPVKVPVTDMIEIGVGGGSIARIDALGLLTVGPDSAGSEPGPVCYGRGGTEPTVTDADLVLGYLDPGYFLGGGMTLDLEGAREAIRSKIAGPLGVSVEEAAWGIHTSVNEDMANAARVHAVERGKDPAKLPMFTFGGAGPVHGVGVARALGAPEVVAPPAAGVLSAAGFLTAPLAFDFVRSARSAVLDLSREQVDALFGEMEAEGAELLEKSGVDGADVTHRRIAEMRYSGQGYEIRVPVEGGDWPGSLIDAFTETYRTLYRRTGPDVTIEVLNWRVVSSGPAPEVTLKLAGAEAEGDARKGTRPAYFPAEGGFADTAVFDRYRLKPGDRVEGPAIVEERESTVVVPPGARCVVGEDASLVVTV
- a CDS encoding thiamine pyrophosphate-binding protein, with the translated sequence MPAPTGAQHLADALTALGTEVVFGLPGVHNLPLWEALADTDIRLVGVRHEQTAGYAADGYARATGKLGVALVTTGPGAANTLAAVGEAMASAAPVLIIATDIPSTLRRPGVVRGVLHESSDQQAMFAPVTKAGFTVTSADQVAATLHRAARLALQPQSGPVYLGIPADFLSERTPARRPPRSHARPFEIPELAEAETLLAAADRPLIWAGGGALRADAGEAIGKLAERLAAPVLTTFGARGLLPVDHPCLAPNPVHAPEVGALWDEADVVLAIGTDFDGLMTQNWLMPQPKKLIAINVDPDDAAKNYRPDITLVGDARVLVEALKVEERPGIAALVGRLAKVSARVRRRIKEEEPQAADLLSTLDEVLPQDAVVVADMCVAGYWIGGFHRVRAPRKLAYPMGWGTLGYGFPAALGAGAAGVGRAICVSGDGGFLFGCGDLHTLAQEQLPVTVILVDDGGYGMLRYDQDRAGLPRRGVDWDSPDFVGLARSFGVHADRVSGFGRAFRRLLGEFVESDEPNVLVVRAKMAPPLNTSPRWYRKESP
- a CDS encoding hydantoinase B/oxoprolinase family protein; the protein is MSVDPILVGVLGNRLHSILAEQQNALVNTAFSSVVRESLDLACAVFDSRGEMIGQSVGGTPGHINAMATGMRHFVAAYPPETLEPGDVLLTNDPWQTAGQINDITVATPVFLRGRLVAWFASCCHAPDIGGRLVSAEASEVFEEGLRLPIMKFLRAGEVNADLELLIRANVRTPEETIGDLYAQVTGNEVGAAGLVRLLEEFGLDSLDDVAAEIMNRSERALRDALAKLPDGTYTSELVTDGFDDEEVVLKVAVTIDGEDIHLDFAGSSPQSRRGINVVLNYTRAYASFAIKAAISPEVPHNAGSFRPVHVTAPEGSVLNCTPPAPVASRHLIGHFLPSLLITALHEALPGNALAHSADALWMTIWRGTDAEGREFMLNVFQTGGIGARAAKDGLNTTGFPSGLRSTPTEVIETMAPLIQRERVLRTDSGGAGRWRGGLGQCTAMAARGEISWSVNGNVDRVRRPASGVDSGHDGAVGRFELARGPSPSKSRVNLRPDDVVNVILPGGGGYGDPRERDPEAVLADVVDGYVSVEAARELYGVEVTYHGDPEALVRLPEDYKAVSSRGRK
- a CDS encoding MSMEG_1061 family FMN-dependent PPOX-type flavoprotein, encoding MSEFVEVTTEAELREILPPPLERTANKARPKLDELDRQWLAESPFVLIATSAADGTCDVSPKGDPAGFTLVLDDTRIAIPERPGNRRADGFHNVLSNPHVGLIYLIPGRGDTLRINGRARLVREAPFFDDMIVKGNRPKLALVVDIDEIFHHCQKAFLRSKLWSPESWTPGALPSRAAIAKTFERPEDSLADLEAYYAPAAYSAGLY